The proteins below are encoded in one region of Euzebya sp.:
- a CDS encoding carbohydrate ABC transporter permease has product MRGRRLFREPRRRLRDADAGMKRLLAGGMVTMVATGVLVVYLAPLAYMGATSLKSEAMIQDFRAPLYPAAPGTFAWEGEEHEVFQVPVPTADGGEELRELALVRPGRQVSEFIDPADPAAGPVEWEGNWRQLVPDYDWAPQTSNYAAAWEQMDFLVLLRNTVAIAVIGMLGTLVASTLVAYGLSRFELPFKRTIFVVLIATIILPKFVTLVPTYALFHRIGWVGTWLPLIVPHFFGNAYNVFLLRQYFLTLPKDLDEAAAIDGAGPLRTLWSVILPQARPALVAVAIFHFFYAWNDFFEPLVYLSTRRDLQPIAVGLQIFNSLFDTSPHLIQAGALLAMGIPIIIFFFAQRVFLKGIDLSGVNK; this is encoded by the coding sequence ATGAGGGGACGCCGCCTCTTCCGCGAACCGCGACGCCGCCTGCGGGATGCCGACGCGGGCATGAAGCGCCTGCTCGCCGGCGGGATGGTCACGATGGTCGCCACCGGCGTGCTGGTGGTGTACCTGGCCCCGCTGGCGTACATGGGGGCGACGTCGCTCAAGAGCGAGGCGATGATCCAGGACTTCCGCGCGCCGCTGTACCCGGCGGCGCCGGGCACCTTCGCCTGGGAGGGGGAGGAGCACGAGGTGTTCCAGGTCCCGGTGCCCACCGCGGACGGCGGCGAGGAGCTCCGCGAGCTCGCCCTGGTCCGGCCCGGCCGCCAGGTCAGCGAGTTCATCGACCCCGCCGATCCTGCCGCCGGCCCCGTCGAGTGGGAGGGGAACTGGCGCCAGCTCGTCCCCGACTACGACTGGGCGCCGCAGACCTCCAACTACGCCGCGGCCTGGGAGCAGATGGACTTCCTCGTGCTGCTCCGCAACACCGTCGCGATCGCCGTGATCGGCATGCTCGGCACGCTTGTCGCGTCGACGCTGGTCGCCTACGGCCTCAGCCGCTTCGAGCTGCCGTTCAAGCGGACGATCTTCGTGGTGCTGATCGCCACGATCATCCTGCCGAAGTTCGTGACCCTGGTACCGACCTACGCGCTGTTCCACCGGATCGGCTGGGTCGGCACCTGGCTGCCGCTGATCGTCCCGCACTTCTTCGGCAACGCCTACAACGTGTTCCTGCTCCGCCAGTACTTCCTGACCCTCCCGAAGGACCTCGACGAGGCCGCCGCCATCGACGGCGCCGGACCGCTCCGGACCCTCTGGTCGGTCATCCTCCCCCAGGCCCGCCCGGCCCTGGTGGCCGTGGCGATCTTCCACTTCTTCTACGCGTGGAACGACTTCTTCGAGCCGCTCGTGTACCTGTCCACCCGCCGTGACCTGCAGCCGATCGCCGTCGGCCTGCAGATCTTCAACAGCCTGTTCGACACCTCCCCCCACCTGATCCAGGCCGGCGCGCTGCTGGCCATGGGCATCCCGATCATCATCTTCTTCTTCGCCCAACGGGTCTTCCTGAAGGGCATCGACCTCTCCGGAGTGAACAAGTGA
- a CDS encoding carbohydrate ABC transporter permease, producing MSTAAPVRGGAGRPGLSAPPPKPAPPGGRASRLRRREGRIGLAFVAPWILGFALWYAIPMLASLWFSFTDFSLTSPEPAEFVGLRNWERLLGDPEVIDSALVTVKFGVLSLPLTIAVPLGFAYLLTAKQLWGRSIFRTLFYLPSVIPFVAAVLVFNGVLNSQTGWANRALGAIGVPGPNWLNSEVWIYPTLTLIALWGVGNAMIIFIAGINSVPTDLYDAADVDGASSWQAFRHVTLPMISPVLFYNVVVALIGLFQYFLVPFVLKNGSGDPGGATFFYSMYFFRTLFRLQDMGYAATLAWMLFLAGVVVTGLLFWSARYWVHYEFGERS from the coding sequence GTGTCGACCGCGGCACCGGTCCGCGGCGGGGCGGGCCGCCCCGGGCTGTCCGCCCCACCGCCCAAGCCGGCACCACCAGGAGGTCGTGCCTCGCGGCTGCGACGACGCGAGGGGCGGATCGGCCTCGCGTTCGTCGCGCCGTGGATCCTCGGGTTCGCGCTCTGGTACGCGATCCCGATGCTGGCCAGCCTGTGGTTCTCCTTCACCGACTTCAGCCTGACGTCCCCCGAGCCGGCGGAGTTCGTCGGCCTGCGCAACTGGGAGCGGCTCCTCGGCGACCCCGAGGTGATCGACTCGGCGCTCGTCACCGTCAAGTTCGGCGTCCTGTCCCTCCCCCTCACGATCGCGGTCCCCCTCGGCTTCGCGTACCTGCTCACGGCGAAGCAGCTGTGGGGCCGGTCGATCTTCCGCACGCTCTTCTACCTGCCGAGCGTCATCCCCTTCGTCGCCGCCGTGCTGGTGTTCAACGGGGTCCTGAACTCCCAGACGGGGTGGGCGAACCGCGCGCTGGGCGCCATCGGCGTGCCCGGGCCGAACTGGCTCAACTCCGAGGTGTGGATCTACCCGACGCTGACCCTCATCGCCCTGTGGGGGGTCGGCAACGCGATGATCATCTTCATCGCCGGGATCAACTCGGTCCCGACCGACCTGTACGACGCCGCGGACGTCGACGGCGCCTCGTCGTGGCAGGCGTTCCGCCACGTGACCCTGCCGATGATCTCGCCGGTCCTCTTCTACAACGTGGTCGTCGCGCTGATCGGGCTCTTCCAGTACTTCCTGGTGCCGTTCGTGCTGAAGAACGGGTCGGGCGACCCGGGCGGCGCCACGTTCTTCTACTCGATGTACTTCTTCCGGACGCTCTTCCGGCTCCAGGACATGGGGTACGCCGCCACGCTCGCGTGGATGCTGTTCCTGGCCGGCGTGGTCGTGACCGGCCTGCTGTTCTGGTCGGCCCGCTACTGGGTGCACTACGAGTTCGGGGAGCGCTCATGA